The Candidatus Sulfotelmatobacter sp. genome has a window encoding:
- a CDS encoding metallophosphoesterase, whose translation MRIAASADLHFTPQSYAKLKDQFERVRDEADVLVLAGDLTNYGKPEEMEPLLNVLVRLRVPTIVVLGNHDYECGKEEELQRMLIAAGLKVLDGSGYERDGVGFAGTKGFVGGFGRGMLTAFGEREIKDFVRASVDEAMKLERGMSQLRAQKRVIVVHYSPIAETVQGEAPEIFPFLGTSRLAEVIDRHGADLVVHGHAHHGKGEGRTPGGVPVHNVAITLLQAQNPSLVYRVFDL comes from the coding sequence ATGAGAATTGCCGCCAGCGCCGATTTGCATTTCACTCCGCAGAGTTATGCGAAGCTCAAGGATCAGTTTGAACGCGTGCGCGACGAGGCGGATGTGCTGGTGCTGGCCGGCGATCTGACCAATTACGGTAAGCCCGAAGAGATGGAGCCGCTGTTGAATGTGCTGGTGCGGCTACGCGTGCCGACGATCGTAGTGCTGGGGAATCACGATTACGAATGCGGGAAAGAAGAGGAGTTGCAGCGCATGCTGATTGCCGCTGGCCTTAAGGTGCTCGACGGCAGTGGGTATGAGCGCGACGGCGTAGGATTTGCCGGCACCAAGGGCTTTGTCGGAGGTTTTGGGCGCGGCATGCTGACGGCATTCGGCGAGCGCGAGATCAAAGACTTTGTGCGGGCTTCGGTCGATGAGGCTATGAAGCTGGAGCGGGGAATGTCGCAACTGCGGGCGCAGAAGCGGGTAATTGTGGTGCACTATTCGCCGATTGCGGAGACGGTGCAGGGCGAAGCTCCGGAGATTTTTCCTTTTTTGGGGACATCGCGTCTAGCCGAGGTGATTGACCGTCATGGAGCGGATCTGGTTGTGCATGGCCATGCGCATCATGGAAAAGGGGAGGGCCGCACACCGGGAGGAGTGCCGGTGCACAATGTTGCGATCACGCTGTTGCAGGCGCAGAATCCGTCGCTGGTGTATAGGGTATTTGATTTGTAG
- a CDS encoding nucleotidyltransferase, with protein MPHPRGVPEEHQPEERPEDERPEELPKTSSMPSGEPKEQAELFRDVLLALEKNRVPYAVSGAFALRHHTGICRFTKDLDLFVTARNCAAALCCLTQAGMECDIKDPVWLAKARRDGFFVDLITGMSNGLIVVEDSWIERSCPAVVYGVETRVLAAEELMASKIFVARRERFDGADIAHIVYSTYGSFDWKRELELMGEHWEMLLWSLVLFRYVYPAQSHHVPAEVWCDLLRRFERELLHPNPQAPFRGSLVDDYMFAIDVNEWEMANLLEETRKMRLAQIGRVEAVNGQPACDVTRKAV; from the coding sequence ATGCCACATCCAAGGGGCGTGCCAGAAGAGCACCAACCCGAGGAACGGCCGGAAGACGAACGGCCCGAAGAGCTGCCGAAGACATCGTCCATGCCTTCGGGGGAACCGAAAGAGCAGGCCGAACTGTTTCGCGACGTCCTGCTGGCGCTGGAGAAGAATCGCGTGCCCTACGCGGTCTCCGGCGCGTTTGCTTTGCGCCATCACACCGGCATTTGCCGGTTCACCAAAGACCTGGATCTTTTCGTTACCGCCAGAAACTGTGCTGCGGCGCTTTGCTGTCTGACTCAGGCTGGGATGGAATGCGACATTAAGGATCCAGTGTGGCTAGCGAAGGCGCGGCGGGATGGATTCTTTGTCGACCTGATCACGGGCATGAGCAACGGGCTGATCGTGGTCGAGGATTCATGGATTGAACGATCGTGTCCGGCCGTGGTCTATGGCGTCGAGACCAGAGTTTTGGCGGCCGAAGAGCTGATGGCGTCGAAAATATTCGTGGCGCGGCGTGAGCGGTTCGACGGCGCCGACATTGCCCACATCGTTTACAGCACCTACGGCAGCTTCGACTGGAAGCGCGAGCTAGAGTTAATGGGCGAGCACTGGGAGATGCTGCTTTGGTCGCTGGTGCTGTTTCGCTATGTGTATCCGGCGCAGAGTCATCATGTGCCCGCCGAGGTTTGGTGCGATTTGCTGCGGCGCTTCGAGCGTGAGCTTCTACATCCGAATCCCCAAGCGCCGTTTCGTGGAAGTCTGGTGGATGACTACATGTTCGCTATCGACGTGAACGAATGGGAGATGGCGAATCTGCTGGAGGAGACGCGAAAGATGCGTTTGGCGCAAATCGGCCGAGTGGAAGCTGTTAATGGGCAGCCGGCGTGCGATGTGACAAGGAAGGCGGTGTGA
- a CDS encoding PQQ-dependent sugar dehydrogenase: MRLRSGSIVSLVVLSFFPFAIAQSGSPFHDAPASAKAQKNPYESQQAAADAGKTIYTRNCLACHGKAGKGTGNVPSLVDGKLKGVTAGELFWFITKGDKDNGMPSWAFLPEQSRWQVVTYVESLASGKTAPAGNAVPAGSAAPAAEANAAPLKDPAPHPPFTDFRYEKPGVTRKITVKDLPQPYASKSSSNGPELVARPDNAWPVAPAGFKVELFATGLENPRWLRTAPNGDVFLAESDAGRIRVFRGITGDGKPEQMQVFATGLKKPYGIAFYPPGPDPQWIYVGNTNEVIRFPYHNGDLKANGESQHVADLPDGGGHWTRAIDFSPDGKRLFVAVGSGSNVDDPDTHPGEKDRADILVCDPANCQLKVYAYGIRNAGGGIAINPQTGELWCSVNERDALGDNLVPDYITHVEEGGFYGWPWWYIGGHQDPRHPGKHPELKDKAIVPDVLLQPHNASLELTFYEADKFPAEYKGDIFASEHGSWNKAVRVGYEVIRVPLHGTGHATGEYQDFLTGFVLPDGQVWGRPVGITVAPDGSLLVSDDGSNSIWRVSYTGK; encoded by the coding sequence ATGCGTCTGAGGTCAGGCAGTATCGTCTCGCTGGTAGTATTGTCTTTTTTCCCCTTTGCAATAGCGCAGTCCGGCAGTCCTTTCCACGATGCGCCCGCCTCGGCGAAGGCCCAAAAAAATCCTTATGAATCGCAGCAGGCGGCGGCCGATGCGGGCAAGACGATTTATACCCGGAACTGTCTCGCTTGCCATGGAAAAGCGGGAAAGGGCACGGGCAACGTGCCCTCGCTGGTCGATGGCAAACTGAAGGGCGTGACGGCCGGCGAGTTGTTCTGGTTCATCACCAAGGGAGACAAAGATAACGGCATGCCGTCGTGGGCGTTTCTGCCCGAGCAATCGCGCTGGCAGGTGGTGACGTATGTGGAGTCGTTGGCGTCGGGCAAAACAGCGCCAGCGGGGAACGCCGTGCCAGCGGGCAGCGCGGCTCCTGCGGCCGAGGCAAACGCGGCACCGCTGAAAGATCCGGCGCCGCACCCGCCATTCACCGATTTCCGCTACGAGAAGCCGGGAGTGACGCGCAAGATCACGGTGAAAGATCTTCCGCAGCCTTATGCGTCGAAGTCGTCCAGCAACGGGCCCGAATTGGTGGCGCGTCCGGATAACGCGTGGCCTGTGGCGCCTGCGGGATTCAAGGTGGAACTGTTCGCAACCGGCCTCGAAAATCCGCGATGGCTGCGGACCGCGCCGAACGGCGACGTTTTTCTGGCGGAGAGCGATGCGGGCCGCATTCGAGTTTTCCGCGGGATCACCGGCGACGGGAAGCCGGAACAAATGCAGGTTTTTGCGACAGGTTTGAAGAAGCCGTATGGAATCGCATTTTATCCGCCGGGACCGGACCCGCAGTGGATTTATGTGGGCAATACGAATGAAGTGATTCGCTTTCCCTATCACAATGGCGATTTGAAAGCGAACGGCGAGTCGCAGCATGTTGCCGATTTGCCGGACGGCGGGGGACATTGGACTCGCGCCATCGATTTTTCTCCGGATGGCAAGAGACTGTTTGTGGCAGTGGGCTCGGGGTCGAACGTAGACGATCCCGACACGCATCCGGGCGAGAAAGATCGCGCCGACATTCTGGTATGCGATCCCGCGAATTGCCAGTTGAAGGTATATGCCTATGGGATTCGCAATGCCGGGGGCGGAATTGCGATCAATCCGCAGACGGGCGAGTTGTGGTGTTCGGTTAACGAACGCGACGCGCTTGGCGATAACCTGGTGCCCGACTACATCACGCATGTGGAAGAGGGCGGATTCTATGGCTGGCCCTGGTGGTACATCGGTGGGCATCAGGATCCGCGGCACCCGGGGAAGCATCCGGAGTTGAAAGATAAGGCGATTGTTCCCGACGTGCTGTTGCAGCCGCATAACGCGTCACTGGAATTGACCTTCTATGAGGCCGACAAATTCCCAGCGGAATATAAGGGGGACATTTTTGCGTCGGAGCATGGATCGTGGAACAAGGCGGTGCGCGTCGGTTATGAAGTGATTCGCGTGCCGCTCCACGGGACGGGACACGCCACCGGCGAGTACCAGGACTTTCTGACAGGATTCGTGCTGCCGGACGGGCAGGTGTGGGGGCGGCCAGTTGGAATCACGGTAGCGCCGGATGGATCGCTGCTGGTAAGCGACGATGGGTCGAACTCGATCTGGAGAGTCAGCTACACGGGAAAGTGA
- a CDS encoding choice-of-anchor tandem repeat GloVer-containing protein: MRFRKTFLGTALIVATLALTALANAATESLLYTFTETTSFWPQGALLEDASGNFYGTTRGGGAYGVGTVFEFSPPTVSGGSWTLTTLYSFQPYGSGGYMPISDLVRDQKGNFYGVFYSGGDPSCNCGGVFKLIAPTVSGGAWTETAIYSFKEVGDGHFPAAFALSLQTNGSLYGTTIRGGTYDSGTLYQLTTKNGTTYTETVLYSFGEVGDANTPNGPIAVDAKGYLYGVASFGGAFNQGAVFKYVPASLSHVAVESLLYSFGGTESTGTDPIGNVIFDAGGNLYGVTNTGGSANDYGVVYSLAPGNPTWNETILYTFVKSSGVNPVAGLAWNHKNNNLYGTTSSLNGLNSGDGSVFKLVPPTVKGGAWTETTEFEFTYAVSGGYPTGVVALDTKTGYLYGSAMNGGVVGCDLYCGTIWQITNP; this comes from the coding sequence ATGCGCTTTCGCAAAACTTTCCTGGGGACCGCGCTGATCGTCGCGACCCTTGCACTCACCGCGCTGGCCAATGCGGCCACCGAGAGCTTGCTTTACACTTTCACCGAGACCACCAGCTTTTGGCCGCAGGGCGCGCTGCTCGAGGATGCGTCGGGAAATTTCTACGGCACCACCCGCGGCGGGGGAGCCTACGGCGTCGGAACTGTGTTTGAGTTCTCTCCTCCGACGGTCTCCGGCGGCTCCTGGACCCTTACCACTCTTTACAGCTTTCAACCCTACGGCAGCGGCGGTTATATGCCGATCTCAGATCTGGTTCGCGACCAGAAGGGAAATTTTTACGGGGTCTTCTATTCCGGCGGTGACCCCAGTTGCAATTGCGGCGGCGTCTTCAAACTGATCGCGCCTACCGTATCGGGCGGCGCTTGGACCGAGACAGCGATTTACTCCTTCAAAGAGGTTGGCGACGGCCATTTTCCCGCAGCTTTCGCGTTGTCGCTCCAGACCAACGGATCCCTCTACGGCACCACCATTCGCGGCGGCACCTACGACAGCGGTACTCTCTACCAACTTACGACCAAGAATGGTACGACCTATACCGAAACCGTTCTGTATTCTTTCGGTGAGGTCGGCGACGCCAACACTCCCAATGGTCCCATCGCTGTCGACGCCAAAGGATATCTCTATGGCGTGGCCTCTTTCGGCGGCGCATTCAACCAAGGCGCCGTATTCAAATACGTTCCTGCCTCTCTCTCTCATGTGGCCGTCGAGTCGCTCCTGTACTCTTTCGGTGGCACCGAAAGCACGGGCACCGATCCGATCGGGAATGTCATTTTCGATGCCGGTGGGAACCTGTATGGCGTGACCAATACCGGAGGCTCCGCGAACGACTACGGAGTCGTTTACTCGCTCGCGCCCGGCAATCCAACCTGGAACGAGACCATTCTCTACACGTTCGTGAAGAGCAGCGGAGTGAATCCTGTGGCTGGTCTCGCCTGGAACCACAAGAACAACAATCTCTATGGAACAACCAGCAGCCTAAATGGGTTAAACTCCGGCGACGGCTCCGTGTTCAAGTTGGTGCCTCCCACGGTCAAAGGCGGCGCCTGGACCGAAACCACGGAATTCGAGTTCACCTACGCCGTCAGCGGCGGCTATCCGACCGGCGTCGTTGCCCTCGATACTAAGACTGGATATCTCTACGGCTCCGCCATGAATGGCGGCGTTGTAGGCTGCGATTTGTACTGCGGCACGATCTGGCAGATCACCAATCCGTAG
- a CDS encoding choice-of-anchor tandem repeat GloVer-containing protein: MSVRMSAFTIALLLTAVAFTPCAHAQTESTIHTFTETTSFWPQGSLIEDAKGNLYGTTRGGGTYGVGTVFEMSPPAISGGAWTLTTLYSFIPYGSGGYVPISDLITDSTGAFYGTTYSGGDPVCACGVVYKLIPPTKTGGAWTEQPLYAFTTNDGDGHLPAAAALTTTSQGILYGVTIRGGTWDSGVIYQLAPAAGGTYTESVLYSFGDLEDASTPNGPILLDSAGALYGVTNFGGVFNAGTVYKFVPASNGQLATESLLFSFKAGTKSGTNPSGSLLWDSSGNLYGITNGGGSGQDAGVAYELTPARAAWTETVLYIFNKQSGSNPVGGLIWNPSNGALFGTTSSQNGKTTGDGSVFQLLPPTVKGGAWTESTLFPFTYPTFGGYPTGTVTRDPNTGTLYGTALNGGVTGCDLFCGTIWQIVNP, from the coding sequence ATGTCCGTTCGCATGTCTGCCTTTACGATCGCCCTCCTGCTGACCGCGGTTGCGTTCACCCCGTGCGCGCACGCGCAGACCGAAAGCACGATTCACACTTTCACCGAGACCACCAGCTTCTGGCCCCAGGGGTCTTTGATCGAAGATGCGAAGGGCAATCTTTACGGCACTACGCGCGGCGGTGGGACCTATGGCGTGGGAACTGTGTTTGAAATGTCGCCGCCGGCGATTTCCGGCGGCGCCTGGACTCTAACTACCCTCTATAGCTTCATCCCTTATGGCAGCGGCGGATACGTCCCGATTTCCGATCTCATCACCGACAGCACGGGAGCCTTCTACGGGACCACGTATTCCGGCGGCGACCCAGTTTGCGCCTGCGGTGTAGTCTACAAACTCATTCCTCCCACCAAAACCGGCGGCGCGTGGACCGAGCAGCCTTTGTATGCCTTCACCACCAATGATGGCGATGGCCATCTTCCCGCCGCTGCGGCGCTGACCACGACTTCGCAGGGAATTCTCTATGGCGTCACCATTCGCGGCGGCACCTGGGATAGTGGCGTGATCTACCAACTTGCTCCTGCGGCTGGCGGAACGTACACCGAAAGCGTGCTCTATTCCTTCGGCGATCTCGAAGACGCCAGCACTCCCAACGGACCGATCCTTCTCGACTCTGCCGGAGCGCTCTACGGAGTTACCAATTTTGGCGGCGTCTTCAACGCTGGAACCGTCTACAAGTTCGTTCCCGCCAGCAATGGCCAGTTGGCGACCGAGTCTCTTCTGTTCTCTTTCAAGGCCGGTACAAAGTCAGGAACTAACCCGAGCGGCAGCCTGCTCTGGGACAGCAGCGGGAACCTCTATGGCATCACCAACGGGGGTGGGTCCGGACAAGACGCCGGCGTCGCGTATGAACTTACCCCCGCAAGAGCGGCCTGGACCGAAACCGTTCTTTATATCTTCAACAAACAGAGCGGCAGCAATCCCGTTGGCGGACTCATCTGGAACCCCAGCAACGGCGCGCTCTTCGGCACCACCAGCAGTCAAAATGGAAAGACTACCGGCGACGGATCCGTCTTCCAATTGTTGCCTCCAACCGTGAAAGGCGGCGCTTGGACCGAATCCACGCTCTTCCCGTTCACCTACCCAACGTTCGGCGGCTATCCCACCGGCACCGTTACCCGCGATCCCAACACCGGAACGCTCTACGGCACCGCCCTCAACGGCGGCGTCACCGGTTGCGATTTATTCTGCGGCACCATCTGGCAGATCGTGAACCCGTAA
- a CDS encoding beta-propeller fold lactonase family protein, with the protein MQKSILAIFFALLFPIASLAQKSDHFRIYATNERSGDLSVIDSSTLQVIATIPLGKRPRGIHPSPDHRFLYIALSGSPIAGPGIDESRLPPPDKTADGIGVFDVQQNKLIRTIQSGSDPENFDLTKDGHTIIVSNEDDAKASFIDIATGKVTKSVPVGEEPEGVKVSPNGKFVYVTSEDTGTISAFDVATGTLIKTFKVGRRPRSVAFLPDSSRAYINAENDGTVTVVDTAKHEMIQTIALDPGAKPGVIKPMSVLLSPDGATLYVSTGRGHKLFVIDTATNKVTASFEIGERPWGIALSPDAKTLFSANGPSNDVSVVNLAAQTVTKKIKVGDGPWGVVVLPD; encoded by the coding sequence ATGCAGAAATCAATCCTCGCAATCTTCTTCGCTCTCTTGTTCCCTATCGCCAGCCTGGCCCAAAAATCCGACCACTTCCGCATCTACGCCACCAATGAACGCTCCGGCGATCTGAGCGTGATCGATTCTTCCACTCTTCAGGTCATCGCGACCATTCCTCTGGGCAAACGTCCGCGCGGCATTCACCCCAGCCCCGACCATCGTTTCCTCTACATCGCGCTCAGCGGATCGCCCATCGCCGGCCCCGGCATCGACGAAAGCAGACTTCCGCCGCCCGATAAAACCGCCGACGGCATCGGCGTCTTCGACGTGCAGCAGAACAAGCTCATTCGCACCATTCAATCCGGCTCCGACCCGGAAAATTTCGACCTCACCAAAGACGGCCACACCATCATCGTCTCCAACGAGGACGACGCCAAAGCCAGTTTCATCGACATCGCCACCGGCAAAGTCACCAAGTCGGTTCCCGTCGGAGAAGAACCCGAAGGCGTAAAGGTCAGCCCCAACGGCAAGTTCGTCTACGTCACTTCCGAGGACACCGGAACCATCTCCGCCTTCGACGTCGCCACAGGCACCCTCATCAAGACCTTCAAAGTTGGCCGCCGTCCCCGCTCCGTAGCGTTTCTTCCCGACAGCTCCCGCGCTTATATCAATGCCGAAAATGACGGCACTGTCACGGTAGTCGATACCGCCAAGCACGAAATGATCCAAACCATCGCGCTCGATCCCGGCGCCAAGCCCGGCGTCATCAAGCCCATGTCGGTACTGCTCTCACCCGACGGGGCCACGCTCTACGTCAGCACCGGCCGCGGCCACAAACTATTCGTCATCGACACCGCCACAAATAAAGTCACCGCGTCGTTCGAAATCGGAGAACGCCCATGGGGCATCGCGCTCTCTCCAGATGCAAAGACATTGTTCAGCGCCAACGGCCCCTCGAACGACGTTTCGGTCGTAAATCTCGCCGCCCAGACCGTGACGAAAAAAATAAAAGTCGGCGACGGCCCCTGGGGCGTGGTAGTCCTGCCCGACTGA
- a CDS encoding DUF2934 domain-containing protein yields the protein MAKSKFPKKTNEVKETVPNTPSPALDAKTNGSVDVNVASNSGTVAASTTTPAETAKTEMKSAARKPSIGKPEIVKTDIAKTDGRANLVPINLEEEIRRFAYLLAERRGFEPGHEAEDWLTAEHEIRQRYHQQSA from the coding sequence ATGGCAAAATCAAAATTTCCCAAGAAAACCAACGAAGTGAAAGAAACCGTACCCAATACACCCTCTCCCGCGTTAGACGCCAAGACCAATGGCAGCGTTGACGTGAATGTCGCCAGCAACAGCGGGACCGTGGCTGCCTCGACTACAACCCCAGCTGAAACCGCAAAGACGGAAATGAAAAGCGCTGCCCGCAAACCCAGCATCGGCAAACCTGAGATTGTTAAGACTGACATCGCCAAGACCGACGGTCGCGCCAATCTTGTTCCCATCAATCTGGAGGAAGAGATTCGCCGCTTCGCCTATCTGTTAGCCGAGCGCCGCGGGTTCGAACCCGGCCACGAAGCCGAAGATTGGCTGACGGCGGAGCACGAGATCCGTCAGCGCTACCATCAGCAAAGCGCCTAG
- a CDS encoding cytochrome c-type biogenesis CcmF C-terminal domain-containing protein gives MAQIGSFALLLALALSIYSFGVGLLALFFPGDPLWERLGETARRAGVVVFGGVFLAAVALVVAAFRNDFTIAYIFHHSNRDLPGRYKFATLWSGQEGSLLFWSLLLAGYGFVLRLRYKTDPRLFAYASVVLAGVQIFFLSLVNFAANPFGLLEGPLRADGSGLNPLLQYPEMVIHPPMLYLGYVGFTVPFAFALGALIMKYPGEKWIHITRRWTMVTWGFLTCGIFLGAHWAYAVLGWGGYWGWDPVENASLMPWLVGTAFLHSVMMQEKRGMLKVWNMWLVFFTFWLAIWGTFLTRSGMIASVHAFAQSAIGTWFAWFLGISFAAFLFFFIKNKDHLKSEHKLESLISRESSFLFNNLLFVLLCFTVAWGTWFPKISELVQGNKVTVGAPFYNRVAIPVALLLLILTAVGPLLAWRKTSFESLRRNFAWPTLGAAAVMAFLMITPPSWGGPFGLRPWQDISYFYSLMAIGLCVLVTLTIASEFYRGGKVISGHTGQGMFASLVQLTHRNTRRYGGYLVHFGVVVVIIGLAGAAFNQDKESEKGMDYGDKMTIGSYTLVCRSYTQDDGPNMASEWAVIDVYQGDKKIDTMNPVREFYKASQQASTKPDIRSSLKEDLYLVYEGQNEKGLPIIRAHLNPLVMWIWLGVIIILGGTALALIPNAPAPVRIAVPARRMEQAVPAVTGD, from the coding sequence ATGGCGCAGATCGGCAGTTTTGCCTTGCTTCTCGCATTGGCACTGAGCATCTATTCGTTCGGCGTAGGCCTCCTTGCGCTCTTTTTCCCTGGCGATCCGCTATGGGAGCGCCTCGGTGAAACCGCCCGCCGCGCCGGCGTCGTCGTCTTCGGAGGAGTTTTTCTCGCCGCCGTCGCCCTCGTCGTCGCCGCCTTCCGCAACGATTTCACCATCGCCTACATCTTTCATCACAGTAACCGCGACCTCCCCGGCCGGTACAAATTCGCGACTCTATGGTCGGGGCAGGAAGGCTCATTGCTCTTCTGGTCACTGCTGCTCGCAGGCTACGGATTCGTCCTCCGTCTGCGCTACAAGACCGATCCCCGCCTCTTCGCCTACGCCTCCGTCGTTCTCGCCGGCGTGCAAATTTTCTTTCTGTCACTCGTAAATTTCGCTGCCAACCCCTTTGGCCTGCTTGAGGGCCCACTGCGCGCCGACGGCAGCGGATTGAATCCTCTTCTGCAATATCCCGAGATGGTCATTCATCCGCCCATGCTCTATCTCGGCTACGTCGGATTCACCGTGCCCTTCGCCTTCGCCCTGGGCGCGCTCATCATGAAATATCCCGGCGAGAAGTGGATTCACATCACCCGGCGCTGGACCATGGTCACCTGGGGATTCCTCACCTGCGGCATTTTCCTCGGCGCACATTGGGCCTATGCCGTCCTCGGCTGGGGCGGCTACTGGGGATGGGACCCCGTCGAAAACGCCTCGCTTATGCCCTGGCTGGTCGGCACCGCTTTCCTGCACTCGGTCATGATGCAGGAAAAACGCGGCATGCTGAAAGTCTGGAACATGTGGCTGGTCTTCTTTACATTCTGGCTCGCGATTTGGGGAACGTTCCTCACCCGCAGCGGGATGATCGCCTCGGTTCACGCTTTCGCGCAGTCGGCAATCGGAACCTGGTTCGCCTGGTTCCTGGGCATCAGCTTCGCCGCTTTTCTTTTCTTCTTCATTAAGAACAAAGACCACCTGAAGAGCGAGCACAAACTTGAATCGCTCATCTCCCGCGAATCGAGCTTCCTCTTCAACAACCTGCTCTTCGTGCTGCTCTGCTTCACCGTGGCTTGGGGAACGTGGTTCCCGAAAATCTCCGAACTGGTACAAGGCAACAAAGTCACGGTCGGCGCACCGTTCTATAACCGCGTCGCGATTCCTGTCGCGCTATTGCTGTTGATCCTGACTGCCGTTGGCCCCTTGCTCGCATGGCGTAAAACTTCCTTCGAAAGCCTGAGGAGGAATTTCGCCTGGCCCACGCTTGGCGCCGCCGCAGTCATGGCCTTCTTGATGATCACGCCCCCAAGCTGGGGAGGACCCTTCGGCCTGCGTCCCTGGCAGGACATTTCCTACTTCTATTCCCTAATGGCCATCGGCCTCTGCGTGCTGGTCACGCTCACTATCGCAAGCGAGTTCTACCGCGGCGGCAAAGTCATCTCAGGCCATACCGGCCAGGGTATGTTCGCCTCCCTGGTCCAACTCACTCATCGCAACACGCGCCGCTACGGCGGATACCTCGTCCACTTCGGCGTGGTCGTCGTCATCATCGGTCTCGCCGGCGCCGCCTTCAATCAGGACAAAGAATCAGAAAAAGGAATGGACTACGGCGACAAGATGACCATCGGCAGCTACACGCTGGTCTGCCGCTCCTACACCCAGGACGACGGCCCCAACATGGCCAGCGAATGGGCCGTCATCGATGTCTACCAGGGCGACAAAAAGATCGACACCATGAATCCGGTGCGCGAGTTCTACAAGGCAAGTCAGCAGGCGTCGACCAAGCCGGATATCCGCTCCAGCCTGAAAGAAGATCTCTACCTCGTCTACGAAGGACAGAACGAAAAAGGACTGCCCATCATCCGAGCGCACCTCAACCCGCTGGTCATGTGGATCTGGCTGGGCGTAATCATCATCCTCGGCGGCACCGCCCTGGCCCTGATCCCCAACGCCCCGGCACCCGTCCGCATCGCAGTTCCCGCGCGCCGGATGGAACAAGCCGTCCCTGCCGTGACTGGAGATTGA
- a CDS encoding cytochrome c-type biogenesis protein CcmH has protein sequence MLTRPKQILTCGLLSLAVFALTGAGDPATRFKELGHQMMCICSCNQILLECNHVGCPDSDGMRNELMAAVSRGDSDSLVEQSFVQKYGPTVLAAPTKTGFDRTAWIVPFVALALGLTLVVMVIRAWKNRPTPAIADGLRPVRGAELEQFRDQARKETDL, from the coding sequence ATGTTGACGCGACCAAAACAAATCCTGACCTGCGGCTTGCTCTCTCTCGCCGTCTTCGCCCTTACCGGCGCGGGCGATCCCGCGACGCGCTTCAAAGAACTCGGCCATCAGATGATGTGCATCTGCAGTTGCAATCAGATTCTGCTCGAATGCAATCACGTCGGCTGCCCCGACTCCGACGGCATGCGCAACGAACTGATGGCCGCCGTCAGCCGCGGCGACAGCGACAGCCTGGTCGAACAATCCTTCGTGCAGAAGTATGGCCCCACCGTTCTCGCGGCTCCCACGAAAACCGGCTTCGATCGCACCGCCTGGATCGTTCCCTTCGTCGCTCTGGCACTCGGACTCACGCTCGTTGTGATGGTGATTCGCGCCTGGAAGAATCGTCCCACGCCCGCTATCGCCGACGGCCTGCGCCCAGTCCGCGGCGCCGAACTCGAACAATTCCGCGACCAGGCCCGCAAGGAGACCGACCTATGA